One segment of Paramormyrops kingsleyae isolate MSU_618 chromosome 8, PKINGS_0.4, whole genome shotgun sequence DNA contains the following:
- the kdm5c gene encoding lysine-specific demethylase 5C isoform X1 has product MDTDEFVPPTECPVFEPSWEEFTDPLGYIAKIRPIAEKTGICKIRPPPDWQPPFAVEVDNFHFTPRIQRLNELEAETRVKLNYLDRIAKFWEIQGSSLKIPNIERRMVDLFSLAKVVSDEGGFESVTKERRWARIAQKLGYPPGKNIGSLLRSHYERIVYPFEMFHSGASLPPQCKPRPYDSEDVDKEYKPHSIPLRQSVQPSKISSYGRRANRLQPDGPEDLPPHPLTAGSQHTSSPEPTEEDIEKNPELKKLQIYGAGPKMMGLGLVARDKGVKRKDDLPQTVVVRDGTTIKEESGEQGGGPEASHTISVKEEEGRTSEEEEERDEPCTKMTMRLRRNPSNVQLVDSFVCRMCGRGDEDEKLLLCDGCDDNYHTFCLLPPLGDPPKGAWRCPKCVAEECKRPSEAFGFEQATREYTLQSFGEMADTFKSDYFNMPVHMVPTDLVEREFWRLVSSIEEDVTVEYGADIHSKDFGSGFPLNNGRRKLSPEEEEYARSGWNLNVMPVLEQSLLCHINGDISGMKVPWLYVGMCFSTFCWHIEDHWSYSINYLHWGEPKTWYGVPSDAAEHLEDVMKTLTPELFEFQPDLLHQLVTIMNPNILMAHGVPVYRTDQYAGEFVITFPRAYHAGFNQGYNFAEAVNFCTADWLPAGRSCVEHYRRLRRYCVFSHEELACKMAACAEKLDLNLAAATHREMLSIVQEERKLRKDLLERGIVEAEREAFELLPDDERQCDKCKTTCFLSALACSGCPEHLVCLHHTQDLCSCPVEKQYLRYRYTLDELLAMLHRLKVRAESFDSWASRVKEALEQEEGNKTDVEELEALRTEAAERKFPDNEVSQRLNAALSDIEHCQAVSGQLISGSRGRMLSLAELRDLLEKMKSLPCVITQVDEVQVLLTSVEQFQSRVRALLDGGRWSQAPANSEELQDLLEEAKTLAGEPPECETLRGLLEQGCWLGEVRRALGPRDSSAESAGHTPASLTDLRSLVEAGRALPQSTAVEAAMAELQELLTIAERWEEKAQICLEARQKHPLSTLEAIVSEATVIPVQLPNILSLQACLGRARAWVTDLEEIQNGEHYPCLDDLEGLVAVGRDLPVQMEELKQLEVQVASAQAWRERVSKSFLKKNPAHSLLEVMGATVPGGGHPGPALLGTLSSFVSFISWQVLCPCVERGQGKHGRSDMGSLGLTAQDLRDPGAIVSAYKDGERREKEAMRRLREVNMATSVSLECEGERHKEGREQDSACLSPAAPPAGLTAICVCGHPPREPLLRCRMCQARFHAGCVPFPALSMPASPVCWWDWDVGFLCPLCRRSRRPRLETILALLVALQKLPVRLPEGEALQCLTERAVSWQGRVRSVLENPELQGAQETLRELREGKGGGQDLEDGSPSHPDTSAVIANRCENGHGDGEDSHNGTGVEALLHLLPSLQGPVIELSPSAVSQLEELQLEGDLLEVTLDQTLTIHWLLQAASRPPLRTLRALITAELQEQQQAGRGGGRTKDSKRKRKRLREAGRADEGLGCKKPHPPSPLTQSEIL; this is encoded by the exons ATGGACACTGATGAGTTTGTTCCCCCAACCGAGTGCCCAGTATTCGAACCATCATGGGAGGAGTTCACAGACCCCCTGGGCTACATCGCCAAAATACGGCCCATAGCCGAGAAGACTGGTATCTGTAAGATCCGCCCCCCTCCC GACTGGCAGCCTCCGTTCGCCGTAGAGGTGGACAACTTCCACTTCACGCCACGAATCCAGAGGCTGAATGAGCTGGAG GCGGAGACGCGCGTCAAGCTGAACTACTTGGACCGTATTGCCAAGTTCTGGGAGATCCAGGGCTCCTCGCTGAAGATCCCCAACATTGAGCGCCGCATGGTGGACCTCTTCAGCCTGGCCAAG GTGGTGTCGGATGAAGGGGGGTTTGAGTCAGTCACTAAGGAGCGGCGTTGGGCCCGCATAGCCCAGAAGCTTGGCTACCCCCCAGGGAAGAACATCGGCTCGCTGCTAAGGTCCCACTATGAGAGGATTGTTTACCCGTTTGAGATGTTCCACTCAGGAGCCAGCCTGCCG ccgcagtgcaaacCGCGACCGTATGACAGCGAGGACGTGGACAAGGAATACAAGCCTCACTCCATTCCACTGCGGCAATCTGTACAGCCGTCGAAGATCAGCAGCTACGGGCGGAGAGCCAACCGGCTGCAGCCTGAC GGTCCTGAAGacttgcccccccaccctctcaCCGCTGGCTCTCAGCACACCTCTTCG CCGGAACCCACGGAGGAGGACATCGAGAAGAATCCAGAGCTGAAGAAACTGCAGATATATGGGGCGGGGCCTAAGATGATGGGCCTGGGGCTGGTGGCGCGAGACAAGGGGGTGAAGAGGAAAG ATGATCTGCCACAGACTGTGGTCGTGAGGGATGGCACCACGATCAAGGAAGAGTCGGGGGAGCAGGGCGGGGGGCCGGAGGCTTCCCACACCATTTCTGTCAAGGAGGAAGAGGGAAGGAcgagtgaggaggaggaggaacgCGACGAGCCATGTACCAAGATGACCATGCGACTGAGGCGGAATCCAAGCAACGTACAGCTG GTGGACTCCTTCGTGTGTCGGATGTGTGGTCGCGGAGATGAAGACGAGAAGCTGCTCCTCTGCGATGGCTGTGATGACAACTACCACACCTTctgtctgctgccgccgctGGGTGACCCCCCCAAGGGGGCCTGGCGGTGCCCCAAATGCGTGGCTGAG gagtGCAAGCGGCCGTCGGAGGCATTTGGCTTTGAGCAGGCCACTCGGGAGTACACCCTGCAGAGCTTCGGGGAGATGGCCGACACCTTCAAGTCCGACTACTTCAACATGCCCGTCCAT ATGGTTCCCACCGACCTGGTGGAGCGCGAGTTCTGGCGGCTGGTCAGCAGCATCGAGGAGGACGTCACCGTGGAGTACGGCGCCGACATCCACTCCAAGGACTTCGGCAGTGGCTTCCCACTCAACAATGGGAGGCGGAAGCTCTCGCCGGAAGAGGAG GAGTACGCGAGGAGCGGCTGGAACCTGAACGTGATGCCCGTTCTGGAGCAGTCCCTCCTGTGCCACATCAACGGCGACATCTCAGGCATGAAGGTGCCCTGGCTCTACGTGGGCATGTGCTTCTCCACCTTCTGCTGGCACATCGAGGACCACTGGAGCTATTCTATCAACTACCTGCACTG GGGGGAGCCCAAGACGTGGTACGGCGTGCCGTCGGATGCGGCTGAGCACCTGGAGGACGTCATGAAGACGCTGACCCCGGAGCTGTTTGAGTTTCAGCCTGACCTGCTGCACCAGCTGGTGACCATCATGAACCCTAACATCCTCATGGCCCACGGGGTCCCG GTATACCGAACCGACCAGTATGCGGGGGAATTCGTCATCACCTTTCCCCGGGCGTATCACGCTGGCTTCAATCAGGGGTACAACTTTGCAGAAGCCGTCAACTTCTGTACAGCTGACTGG CTCCCAGCTGGCCGTTCCTGCGTGGAGCATTACCGGCGCCTGCGCAGATACTGCGTCTTCTCCCACGAGGAGCTCGCCTGCAAGATGGCCGCCTGCGCGGAGAAGCTGGACCTGAACCTGGCAGCGGCCACTCACAGGGAGATGCTCAGCATCGTGCAGGAGGAGCGGAAGCTGCGCAAGGACCTGCTGGAGAGG GGAATCGTGGAAGCGGAGCGTGAGGCCTTCGAGCTCCTGCCCGACGATGAGCGCCAATGCGACAAGTGCAAGACCACGTGCTTCCTGTCAGCCTTGGCCTGCAGCGGCTGCCCCGAGCACCTGGTCTGCCTACACCACACGCAGGACCTGTGCTCTTGTCCTGTGGAGAAGCAGTACCTCAG GTACCGGTACACCCTGGATGAACTGCTAGCCATGCTTCACCGCCTCAAGGTCCGGGCCGAATCCTTTGATTCCTGGGCCAGTCGGGTAAAGGAGGCGCTGGAGCAGGAGGAAGGGAATAAGACGG AcgtggaggagctggaggcgCTGAGGACGGAGGCAGCTGAGAGGAAATTCCCCGACAACGAGGTGTCTCAGCGCCTGAACGCTGCCTTGAGTGACATTGAGCACTGCCAGGCCGTCAGTGGGCAGCTGATCAGTGGCTCCCGCGGCAG GATGCTGAGCCTTGCAGAGCTGCGTGACCTGCTTGAGAAGATGAAGTCTCTTCCTTGTGTCATAACTCAGGTGGACGAGGTGCAG GTCCTCCTGACTTCCGTGGAGCAGTTCCAGAGCCGGGTCCGTGCCCTTCTGGATGGTGGACGTTGGAGCCAGGCCCCGGCCAATTCAGAGGAGCTGCAGGATTTGCTGGAGGAGGCTAAAACTCTTGCGGGCGAACCCCCGGAGTGTGAGACTCTGAGGGGCCTGCTGGAGCAAGGCTGCTGGCTTGGGGAGGTGCGCAGAGCGCTGGGCCCACGGGACAGCAGCGCTGAGAGTGCCGGCCACACGCCGGCTTCGCTGACAGACCTGCGGAGTCTGGTGGAGGCCGGCCGGGCCCTGCCGCAGAGCACCGCCGTAGAGGCGGCCATggcggagctgcaggagctgctgaCCATCGCTGAGCGCTGGGAGGAGAAGGCGCAGATCTGTCTGGAGGCCAG GCAGAAGCACCCGCTGTCTACACTGGAGGCCATTGTCAGTGAGGCCACGGTGATCCCAGTGCAGCTGCCCAACATCCTGTCTCTGCAGGCCTGCCTGGGCCGTGCGCGCGCCTGGGTCACTGACCTGGAGGAGATCCAG AATGGAGAGCATTACCCCTGCCTGGACGATCTGGAGGGCCTGGTGGCCGTGGGTAGGGACCTACCTGTGCAGATGGAGGAGCTGAAGCAGCTGGAGGTGCAGGTGGCCAGCGCCCAGGCCTGGAGGGAAAGGGTCAGCAAGAGCTTCCTGAAGAAGAACCCGGCACACAGCCTGCTGGAGGTGATGGGGGCCACAGTGCCTGGGGGTGGGCACCCAGGGCCAGCCCTACTAGGGACTCTATCctcatttgtttcttttatatcATGGCAGGTGCTATGCCCCTGTGTGGAGAGGGGTCAAGGCAAGCATGGCCGGTCAGACATGGGCAGCCTAGGCCTCACTGCACAAGATCTGAGGGACCCTGGAGCTATA GTGTCAGCGTATAAAGACGGAGAGCGACGAGAGAAGGAAGCTATGAGGCGCCTCCGTGAGGTCAACATGGCCACGTCAGTGTCACTGGAGTGTGAGGGTGAGAGGCACAAAGAGGGCAGAGAGCAGGACAGTGCGTGCCTGAGCccagcggcgccccctgctggcctgacCGCAATCTGCGTGTGCGGCCACCCTCCCCGCGAGCCCCTCCTTCGCTGCCGCATGTGCCAGGCCCGATTCCACGCCGGCTGTGTGCCCTTCCCTGCTCTCTCAATGCCCGCCTCCCCAGTCTGCTGGTGGGACTGGGACGTCGGCTTCCTGTGCCCGCTGTGCCGGCGCTCACGGCGACCACGCCTGGAGACCATCCTGGCTCTGCTGGTGGCACTGCAGAAGCTGCCAGTGCGGCTGCCTGAGGGAGAAGCCCTACAGTGTCTGACTGAGCGGGCCGTCTCCTGGCAGGGCCGGGTCCGCAGCGTGCTGGAAAACCCCGAGTTGCAGGGGGCGCAGGAGACTCTGCGGGAGCTCCGGgagggcaaggggggggggcaggacttGGAGGACGGAAGCCCCTCCCACCCGGACACCAGTGCAGTGATAGCGAATCGCTGTGAAAATGGACATGGCGACGGGGAGGATTCGCACAACGGCACAG GTGTGGAGGCACTCCTGCACCTGTTACCCTCCCTGCAGGGCCCTGTAATCGAGCTGTCTCCGTCAGCCGTGTCCCAGTTGGAAGAGCTACAGCTGGAAGGGGACCTCCTGGAGGTGACTCTGGACCAGACGCTGACCATCCACTGGCTGCTTCAGGCCGCCTCCCGCCCCCCCTTGCGCACTCTGCGTGCCCTTATAACG GCAGAGCTGCAGGAGCAGCAGCAAGCTGGGCGAGGCGGGGGCCGAACGAAGGACTCCAAAAGGAAGAGGAAGCGGCTGCGGGAGGCGGGCAGGGCAGACGAAGGCCTGGGCTGCAagaagccccaccccccgagCCCACTGACCCAGTCGGAG ATCCTGTGA
- the kdm5c gene encoding lysine-specific demethylase 5C isoform X2, with the protein MDTDEFVPPTECPVFEPSWEEFTDPLGYIAKIRPIAEKTGICKIRPPPDWQPPFAVEVDNFHFTPRIQRLNELEAETRVKLNYLDRIAKFWEIQGSSLKIPNIERRMVDLFSLAKVVSDEGGFESVTKERRWARIAQKLGYPPGKNIGSLLRSHYERIVYPFEMFHSGASLPPQCKPRPYDSEDVDKEYKPHSIPLRQSVQPSKISSYGRRANRLQPDGPEDLPPHPLTAGSQHTSSPEPTEEDIEKNPELKKLQIYGAGPKMMGLGLVARDKGVKRKDDLPQTVVVRDGTTIKEESGEQGGGPEASHTISVKEEEGRTSEEEEERDEPCTKMTMRLRRNPSNVQLVDSFVCRMCGRGDEDEKLLLCDGCDDNYHTFCLLPPLGDPPKGAWRCPKCVAEECKRPSEAFGFEQATREYTLQSFGEMADTFKSDYFNMPVHMVPTDLVEREFWRLVSSIEEDVTVEYGADIHSKDFGSGFPLNNGRRKLSPEEEEYARSGWNLNVMPVLEQSLLCHINGDISGMKVPWLYVGMCFSTFCWHIEDHWSYSINYLHWGEPKTWYGVPSDAAEHLEDVMKTLTPELFEFQPDLLHQLVTIMNPNILMAHGVPVYRTDQYAGEFVITFPRAYHAGFNQGYNFAEAVNFCTADWLPAGRSCVEHYRRLRRYCVFSHEELACKMAACAEKLDLNLAAATHREMLSIVQEERKLRKDLLERGIVEAEREAFELLPDDERQCDKCKTTCFLSALACSGCPEHLVCLHHTQDLCSCPVEKQYLRYRYTLDELLAMLHRLKVRAESFDSWASRVKEALEQEEGNKTDVEELEALRTEAAERKFPDNEVSQRLNAALSDIEHCQAVSGQLISGSRGRMLSLAELRDLLEKMKSLPCVITQVDEVQVLLTSVEQFQSRVRALLDGGRWSQAPANSEELQDLLEEAKTLAGEPPECETLRGLLEQGCWLGEVRRALGPRDSSAESAGHTPASLTDLRSLVEAGRALPQSTAVEAAMAELQELLTIAERWEEKAQICLEARQKHPLSTLEAIVSEATVIPVQLPNILSLQACLGRARAWVTDLEEIQNGEHYPCLDDLEGLVAVGRDLPVQMEELKQLEVQVASAQAWRERVSKSFLKKNPAHSLLEVLCPCVERGQGKHGRSDMGSLGLTAQDLRDPGAIVSAYKDGERREKEAMRRLREVNMATSVSLECEGERHKEGREQDSACLSPAAPPAGLTAICVCGHPPREPLLRCRMCQARFHAGCVPFPALSMPASPVCWWDWDVGFLCPLCRRSRRPRLETILALLVALQKLPVRLPEGEALQCLTERAVSWQGRVRSVLENPELQGAQETLRELREGKGGGQDLEDGSPSHPDTSAVIANRCENGHGDGEDSHNGTGVEALLHLLPSLQGPVIELSPSAVSQLEELQLEGDLLEVTLDQTLTIHWLLQAASRPPLRTLRALITAELQEQQQAGRGGGRTKDSKRKRKRLREAGRADEGLGCKKPHPPSPLTQSEIL; encoded by the exons ATGGACACTGATGAGTTTGTTCCCCCAACCGAGTGCCCAGTATTCGAACCATCATGGGAGGAGTTCACAGACCCCCTGGGCTACATCGCCAAAATACGGCCCATAGCCGAGAAGACTGGTATCTGTAAGATCCGCCCCCCTCCC GACTGGCAGCCTCCGTTCGCCGTAGAGGTGGACAACTTCCACTTCACGCCACGAATCCAGAGGCTGAATGAGCTGGAG GCGGAGACGCGCGTCAAGCTGAACTACTTGGACCGTATTGCCAAGTTCTGGGAGATCCAGGGCTCCTCGCTGAAGATCCCCAACATTGAGCGCCGCATGGTGGACCTCTTCAGCCTGGCCAAG GTGGTGTCGGATGAAGGGGGGTTTGAGTCAGTCACTAAGGAGCGGCGTTGGGCCCGCATAGCCCAGAAGCTTGGCTACCCCCCAGGGAAGAACATCGGCTCGCTGCTAAGGTCCCACTATGAGAGGATTGTTTACCCGTTTGAGATGTTCCACTCAGGAGCCAGCCTGCCG ccgcagtgcaaacCGCGACCGTATGACAGCGAGGACGTGGACAAGGAATACAAGCCTCACTCCATTCCACTGCGGCAATCTGTACAGCCGTCGAAGATCAGCAGCTACGGGCGGAGAGCCAACCGGCTGCAGCCTGAC GGTCCTGAAGacttgcccccccaccctctcaCCGCTGGCTCTCAGCACACCTCTTCG CCGGAACCCACGGAGGAGGACATCGAGAAGAATCCAGAGCTGAAGAAACTGCAGATATATGGGGCGGGGCCTAAGATGATGGGCCTGGGGCTGGTGGCGCGAGACAAGGGGGTGAAGAGGAAAG ATGATCTGCCACAGACTGTGGTCGTGAGGGATGGCACCACGATCAAGGAAGAGTCGGGGGAGCAGGGCGGGGGGCCGGAGGCTTCCCACACCATTTCTGTCAAGGAGGAAGAGGGAAGGAcgagtgaggaggaggaggaacgCGACGAGCCATGTACCAAGATGACCATGCGACTGAGGCGGAATCCAAGCAACGTACAGCTG GTGGACTCCTTCGTGTGTCGGATGTGTGGTCGCGGAGATGAAGACGAGAAGCTGCTCCTCTGCGATGGCTGTGATGACAACTACCACACCTTctgtctgctgccgccgctGGGTGACCCCCCCAAGGGGGCCTGGCGGTGCCCCAAATGCGTGGCTGAG gagtGCAAGCGGCCGTCGGAGGCATTTGGCTTTGAGCAGGCCACTCGGGAGTACACCCTGCAGAGCTTCGGGGAGATGGCCGACACCTTCAAGTCCGACTACTTCAACATGCCCGTCCAT ATGGTTCCCACCGACCTGGTGGAGCGCGAGTTCTGGCGGCTGGTCAGCAGCATCGAGGAGGACGTCACCGTGGAGTACGGCGCCGACATCCACTCCAAGGACTTCGGCAGTGGCTTCCCACTCAACAATGGGAGGCGGAAGCTCTCGCCGGAAGAGGAG GAGTACGCGAGGAGCGGCTGGAACCTGAACGTGATGCCCGTTCTGGAGCAGTCCCTCCTGTGCCACATCAACGGCGACATCTCAGGCATGAAGGTGCCCTGGCTCTACGTGGGCATGTGCTTCTCCACCTTCTGCTGGCACATCGAGGACCACTGGAGCTATTCTATCAACTACCTGCACTG GGGGGAGCCCAAGACGTGGTACGGCGTGCCGTCGGATGCGGCTGAGCACCTGGAGGACGTCATGAAGACGCTGACCCCGGAGCTGTTTGAGTTTCAGCCTGACCTGCTGCACCAGCTGGTGACCATCATGAACCCTAACATCCTCATGGCCCACGGGGTCCCG GTATACCGAACCGACCAGTATGCGGGGGAATTCGTCATCACCTTTCCCCGGGCGTATCACGCTGGCTTCAATCAGGGGTACAACTTTGCAGAAGCCGTCAACTTCTGTACAGCTGACTGG CTCCCAGCTGGCCGTTCCTGCGTGGAGCATTACCGGCGCCTGCGCAGATACTGCGTCTTCTCCCACGAGGAGCTCGCCTGCAAGATGGCCGCCTGCGCGGAGAAGCTGGACCTGAACCTGGCAGCGGCCACTCACAGGGAGATGCTCAGCATCGTGCAGGAGGAGCGGAAGCTGCGCAAGGACCTGCTGGAGAGG GGAATCGTGGAAGCGGAGCGTGAGGCCTTCGAGCTCCTGCCCGACGATGAGCGCCAATGCGACAAGTGCAAGACCACGTGCTTCCTGTCAGCCTTGGCCTGCAGCGGCTGCCCCGAGCACCTGGTCTGCCTACACCACACGCAGGACCTGTGCTCTTGTCCTGTGGAGAAGCAGTACCTCAG GTACCGGTACACCCTGGATGAACTGCTAGCCATGCTTCACCGCCTCAAGGTCCGGGCCGAATCCTTTGATTCCTGGGCCAGTCGGGTAAAGGAGGCGCTGGAGCAGGAGGAAGGGAATAAGACGG AcgtggaggagctggaggcgCTGAGGACGGAGGCAGCTGAGAGGAAATTCCCCGACAACGAGGTGTCTCAGCGCCTGAACGCTGCCTTGAGTGACATTGAGCACTGCCAGGCCGTCAGTGGGCAGCTGATCAGTGGCTCCCGCGGCAG GATGCTGAGCCTTGCAGAGCTGCGTGACCTGCTTGAGAAGATGAAGTCTCTTCCTTGTGTCATAACTCAGGTGGACGAGGTGCAG GTCCTCCTGACTTCCGTGGAGCAGTTCCAGAGCCGGGTCCGTGCCCTTCTGGATGGTGGACGTTGGAGCCAGGCCCCGGCCAATTCAGAGGAGCTGCAGGATTTGCTGGAGGAGGCTAAAACTCTTGCGGGCGAACCCCCGGAGTGTGAGACTCTGAGGGGCCTGCTGGAGCAAGGCTGCTGGCTTGGGGAGGTGCGCAGAGCGCTGGGCCCACGGGACAGCAGCGCTGAGAGTGCCGGCCACACGCCGGCTTCGCTGACAGACCTGCGGAGTCTGGTGGAGGCCGGCCGGGCCCTGCCGCAGAGCACCGCCGTAGAGGCGGCCATggcggagctgcaggagctgctgaCCATCGCTGAGCGCTGGGAGGAGAAGGCGCAGATCTGTCTGGAGGCCAG GCAGAAGCACCCGCTGTCTACACTGGAGGCCATTGTCAGTGAGGCCACGGTGATCCCAGTGCAGCTGCCCAACATCCTGTCTCTGCAGGCCTGCCTGGGCCGTGCGCGCGCCTGGGTCACTGACCTGGAGGAGATCCAG AATGGAGAGCATTACCCCTGCCTGGACGATCTGGAGGGCCTGGTGGCCGTGGGTAGGGACCTACCTGTGCAGATGGAGGAGCTGAAGCAGCTGGAGGTGCAGGTGGCCAGCGCCCAGGCCTGGAGGGAAAGGGTCAGCAAGAGCTTCCTGAAGAAGAACCCGGCACACAGCCTGCTGGAG GTGCTATGCCCCTGTGTGGAGAGGGGTCAAGGCAAGCATGGCCGGTCAGACATGGGCAGCCTAGGCCTCACTGCACAAGATCTGAGGGACCCTGGAGCTATA GTGTCAGCGTATAAAGACGGAGAGCGACGAGAGAAGGAAGCTATGAGGCGCCTCCGTGAGGTCAACATGGCCACGTCAGTGTCACTGGAGTGTGAGGGTGAGAGGCACAAAGAGGGCAGAGAGCAGGACAGTGCGTGCCTGAGCccagcggcgccccctgctggcctgacCGCAATCTGCGTGTGCGGCCACCCTCCCCGCGAGCCCCTCCTTCGCTGCCGCATGTGCCAGGCCCGATTCCACGCCGGCTGTGTGCCCTTCCCTGCTCTCTCAATGCCCGCCTCCCCAGTCTGCTGGTGGGACTGGGACGTCGGCTTCCTGTGCCCGCTGTGCCGGCGCTCACGGCGACCACGCCTGGAGACCATCCTGGCTCTGCTGGTGGCACTGCAGAAGCTGCCAGTGCGGCTGCCTGAGGGAGAAGCCCTACAGTGTCTGACTGAGCGGGCCGTCTCCTGGCAGGGCCGGGTCCGCAGCGTGCTGGAAAACCCCGAGTTGCAGGGGGCGCAGGAGACTCTGCGGGAGCTCCGGgagggcaaggggggggggcaggacttGGAGGACGGAAGCCCCTCCCACCCGGACACCAGTGCAGTGATAGCGAATCGCTGTGAAAATGGACATGGCGACGGGGAGGATTCGCACAACGGCACAG GTGTGGAGGCACTCCTGCACCTGTTACCCTCCCTGCAGGGCCCTGTAATCGAGCTGTCTCCGTCAGCCGTGTCCCAGTTGGAAGAGCTACAGCTGGAAGGGGACCTCCTGGAGGTGACTCTGGACCAGACGCTGACCATCCACTGGCTGCTTCAGGCCGCCTCCCGCCCCCCCTTGCGCACTCTGCGTGCCCTTATAACG GCAGAGCTGCAGGAGCAGCAGCAAGCTGGGCGAGGCGGGGGCCGAACGAAGGACTCCAAAAGGAAGAGGAAGCGGCTGCGGGAGGCGGGCAGGGCAGACGAAGGCCTGGGCTGCAagaagccccaccccccgagCCCACTGACCCAGTCGGAG ATCCTGTGA